One stretch of Schizosaccharomyces pombe strain 972h- genome assembly, chromosome: III DNA includes these proteins:
- the ski3 gene encoding Ski complex TPR repeat subunit Ski3 yields MAKPALKAAKEALVVKNYELAIEQSKKALSFDANNYNANVFLGVAYFSTKQLSESKEAYLDAIKIDEKAVLAWQGLWNLYESTHDISELHKITPILASKFLELEEQNKCLNTVNKYMEVVKKYGNKADEFKALKLLTPEEGEIYEYLEGRVLPLQTVYMQMVDIQESMDRCYFESEVNKRKTRLGARLEQVMRDVELEIYKDSPLETLYNQIINYAETDEIRRLTESKLLHMYNKLLILSEIKEKSHWRERIWDLIQGMVTLHIPEQAAWTIYFEWQDHSDISFFQSAELQEYIELFPGSPLAQALFAFRNSDLWHKEHPIQLEDSNNSAELAKETKEEDDSENSVDKKENEEDIISSTMMPQDEVLANLTEAYENAPQSTIISECLAKYYIHLKEYEYAIGLSKAALEVLKRLQQDTGVKLDKLTRIFQLCLAIGYSHYEVPRYLFQAMHYYDILLAADPRNYHALLGKGLVQIENEQYSDAVKTLGLLLDDHENDPSLSELSWCYFKTGNLPKAISTVEKCLDVLLSMDVERFKIAEAYYRYGIYILNRKSENYLEDSFSAFVSSLRKDPNYAPAYTSLGLYYRDIHDMVRATKCFQKAFELDASQVEAAEALAKTFAEANEWELVEVISRRVLNTSENDLKRKKKFNWHHTSLGVLELNAKNFHKAIVHFQSALRISPKDTNAWSGLGEAYARSGRYVSALKAFNRASILDPDDWYVKYFIATLEKDMGEYEVAVSTLSEILAVRSKELCVQVSLAETYVRLAKLYHARGFYSRAADSLEKSIQICCNVLKEDITSIFSWEILGDACLSFCQLKNYHNRFPNSLISDILFTTEAMKCANNGRQFENMIYLPDLETSSGAIFIAAVAITCFTIHLSLVADDKLLLPVSWYNLGSSYYRFYECDTTKDATLQVAINCIKQAIKLEAKNYVFWNMLGVLFSQTKAVRSAQHCYIQSLLLNERSSGVWANYGALCIQNHDVECANAAFTRSISIDPDNSQAWLGKAYCSIAVGSIRKAVQIIHHAFEISSGKMPDVNYWYADTMLHAVNTEDFVTTDGDIWSATYAIKRYLGENPTDTFAYYIKASLLEHLGETTDSVPSAIRLCELLEQEYDVSESPVILKRFIDAKALLGRLYLAKKSFENSVEQAGIALDLLEGEEDEDIKRTTLGLNLTCGTASFFLNKLEKSLDCFEKALLVSDSNADVVVLVSKVLWALGSENGKQAAREQLFEALEQSPSHIGSLLCLGAIAIYDEDDAVCSAIEDSIAHLKKDEVLRSGALKQVQIMEVLLTKKIDESMIKSLLQRFLHVYPFAASSWTLLTNRYASKSLANAFATTLYTHPSRPDDLAQSYRLQNSIDRAQVAIHLVPWDSANWKALHGVTHEALVSSDAS; encoded by the coding sequence ATGGCAAAACCAGCCCTCAAAGCAGCTAAAGAAGCTCTagttgtaaaaaattatgaattAGCGATAGAACAATCAAAGAAGGCTCTCTCGTTTGACGCCAACAACTATAATGCCAATGTATTTTTGGGGGTTGCATATTTCTCAACAAAACAGCTTTCTGAATCAAAAGAGGCTTATTTGGATGCAATAAAAATTGACGAGAAAGCAGTTTTGGCTTGGCAAGGGTTATGGAATCTCTATGAAAGCACACATGACATTTCGGAGTTACATAAAATCACACCCATCTTGGCTTCTAAGTTTTTGGAACTGGAAGAGCAAAACAAATGTCTCAACACCGTCAACAAATACATGGAAGTAGTAAAAAAGTATGGAAATAAGGCCGATGAGtttaaagctttaaaaCTGCTTACTCCGGAAGAAGgtgaaatttatgaatatCTAGAGGGAAGAgttcttcctcttcaaaCTGTTTACATGCAAATGGTTGATATTCAAGAAAGCATGGATCGTTGCTACTTCGAATCAGAAGTCAATAAGCGTAAAACACGTCTGGGTGCGCGTCTTGAACAAGTTATGCGAGATGTGGAGCTGGAAATTTATAAAGATTCCCCTTTAGAGACACTTTATAATCAGATTATTAACTATGCGGAAACGGATGAAATACGTCGGCTTACTGAATCAAAGCTCTTGCACATGTATAACAAGCTTTTAATACTTtcagaaataaaagaaaaaagtcaTTGGCGCGAACGAATTTGGGATTTGATTCAAGGAATGGTTACTTTGCACATACCTGAGCAAGCAGCATGGACGATATATTTTGAATGGCAGGATCACTCTGACatctcattttttcaatctgCAGAACTCCAGGAGTATATAGAGTTGTTTCCAGGATCTCCCTTAGCCCAGGCTCTTTTCGCATTTCGTAATTCCGACTTGTGGCACAAAGAGCATCCCATTCAGCTAGAAGACAGCAACAATAGCGCTGAACTagcaaaagaaacaaaagagGAAGACGATTCAGAGAATTCGGTcgacaaaaaagaaaatgaggAAGACATTATTTCTTCTACCATGATGCCTCAAGATGAAGTCCTTGCAAATTTAACTGAGGCCTACGAGAATGCTCCACAATCTACAATAATTTCAGAGTGTCTTGCAAAGTActatattcatttaaagGAATATGAATATGCAATTGGGCTTTCCAAGGCGGCTCttgaagttttaaaaaggcTTCAGCAAGATACTGGTGTTAAACTAGATAAACTGACACGTATCTTCCAGCTTTGTTTGGCTATTGGTTACTCACACTATGAAGTTCCAcgttatttatttcaagCTATGCATTATTACGATATACTTTTAGCAGCTGATCCACGGAATTACCATGCTCTGCTTGGAAAAGGGCTTGtccaaattgaaaatgaacaGTATTCTGATGCCGTTAAAACCCTTGGTCTACTCTTAGACGACCACGAAAATGATCCATCTCTTTCTGAATTGTCATGGTGCTATTTTAAAACTGGCAATCTGCCTAAAGCAATATCAACTGTTGAAAAGTGCTTAGATGTTCTTCTCAGTATGGACGTTGAGCGTTTCAAAATTGCCGAAGCTTATTACCGTTACGGAATATATATACTCAATCGAAAATCGGAAAACTATCTCGAAGATTCCTTTTCAGCTTTTGTTTCTTCACTTCGCAAAGACCCAAATTATGCTCCTGCATATACTAGTTTAGGCTTGTATTATCGCGATATTCATGATATGGTTCGTGCAACGAAATGCTtccaaaaagcttttgagCTAGATGCCTCACAGGTCGAGGCAGCTGAAGCCCTTGCTAAAACATTTGCAGAAGCAAATGAATGGGAACTCGTTGAGGTTATTTCGAGAAGAGTATTAAACACTTCAGAAAATGATCTCAagcgtaaaaaaaagttcaatTGGCATCACACTTCCCTTGGTGTTCTCGAACTGAATGCTAAAAATTTCCATAAGGCCATTGTTCACTTTCAATCAGCTTTGAGAATTTCCCCCAAAGATACAAATGCTTGGAGCGGGTTAGGCGAGGCATACGCTCGGTCTGGTAGATATGTCTCTGCTCTAAAAGCGTTTAACCGTGCATCAATTTTAGACCCTGACGATTGGTATGTCAAATATTTCATAGCTACTTTGGAAAAAGACATGGGTGAATATGAAGTGGCTGTTTCTACACTTTCCGAAATTTTAGCTGTACGATCCAAAGAACTCTGTGTTCAAGTTTCACTTGCTGAAACTTACGTAAGGCTAGCCAAACTTTACCATGCTCGTGGATTTTATAGTCGCGCAGCCGATAGTTTAGAGAAGTCGATTCAAATTTGTTGCAATGTTTTGAAAGAGGATATTAcatccattttttcttgGGAAATATTGGGGGACGCATGTTTATCATTCTgccaattaaaaaattaccaCAACCGTTTTCCGAATTCTTTGATTTctgatattttatttacaacaGAGGCTATGAAATGTGCTAACAATGGCAGGCAGTTTGAAAATATGATATATTTACCTGACCTGGAAACATCTTCTGGAGCAATATTTATTGCTGCAGTCGCCATAACTTGCTTTACAATTCATTTGTCTTTGGTTGCAGATGATAAATTGCTTTTACCTGTTTCTTGGTACAATCTTGGATCTTCTTACTATCGGTTTTACGAATGTGATACAACTAAAGATGCGACATTGCAGGTTGCCATTAACTGTATTAAGCAAGCTATTAAATTGGAAGCTAAAAACTAtgttttttggaatatgCTAGGGGTTTTATTTTCCCAAACCAAAGCTGTACGCTCAGCTCAACATTGTTATATTCAGTCTCTTCTTCTAAATGAAAGAAGTTCCGGAGTGTGGGCAAATTATGGTGCTCTTTGTATACAAAATCACGATGTGGAATGCGCAAACGCTGCGTTTACTCGTTCTATCTCTATTGACCCAGATAACTCACAGGCTTGGTTGGGTAAAGCTTATTGTTCAATTGCGGTTGGATCTATTCGGAAGGCAGTTCAAATAATCCATCATGCATTTGAGATATCCTCTGGTAAGATGCCAGATGTTAATTATTGGTACGCCGACACGATGCTACATGCAGTAAACACCGAGGACTTCGTGACAACAGACGGCGATATTTGGTCTGCAACCTATGCTATTAAAAGGTATCTTGGGGAAAATCCAACCGATACATTTGCATATTATATCAAGGCTTCCTTACTAGAACACCTTGGGGAGACGACGGATAGTGTTCCCTCGGCGATACGGTTGTGTGAACTTTTAGAACAGGAGTACGATGTTTCCGAATCTCCTGTCATATTGAAGAGATTTATTGATGCAAAAGCCTTACTCGGCAGGTTATATTTGGCTAAGAAAAGTTTTGAGAATTCAGTTGAACAAGCCGGTATTGCACTGGATTTATTAGAAGGGGAAGAAGACGAAGATATTAAACGGACTACCCTTGGACTGAATCTCACATGTGGAACCGcctctttctttttgaataagTTAGAGAAATCACTGgattgttttgaaaaggcTTTGCTTGTGAGCGATTCAAATGCCGACGTCGTAGTTTTAGTATCCAAGGTGTTATGGGCCCTTGGCAGTGAGAATGGCAAACAAGCCGCAAGGGAACAATTATTTGAAGCTCTTGAACAGTCCCCTAGCCATATTGGTTCGTTGTTATGTCTTGGTGCAATAGCTATTTatgatgaagatgatgCTGTATGCTCTGCGATTGAAGATTCCATTGCtcatttgaagaaagaCGAAGTACTTCGTAGCGGGGCCCTCAAACAAGTTCAGATTATGGAGGTTTTATTAACGAAGAAAATAGATGAATCAATGATTAAATCGCTTTTACAACGATTTCTTCATGTTTATCCGTTTGCAGCTTCTAGTTGGACTTTACTTACCAACCGTTATGCTTCAAAGTCTTTAGCAAACGCATTTGCTACTACGTTGTATACACACCCTTCACGACCAGACGATTTGGCTCAGTCCTATCGTTTGCAAAATAGCATTGATCGTGCACAAGTTGCCATCCACTTGGTTCCATGGGATTCCGCAAATTGGAAAGCTTTGCATGGTGTTACTCATGAGGCACTAGTTTCAAGTGATGCTTCGTAG
- the wtf25 gene encoding wtf antidote-like meiotic drive suppressor Wtf25: protein MKNNYTSLKSPLDEEDELKTDHEIDLEKGPLPEYDSEEEGALPPYSDHALVNNPLNTHRENHSYGTTDNSSPLLIILLISFTSIILFNAPAFCYLKYKDAFFKNYGAAEWTLFGFWCLVCTLALIFLTYFYETWSKACGKGIKHFLKNWRNMIFAFCKSSLFCLVLLKAENKLSSHLGDQRWGWKCSASAFTFMAVSSILIFIAETVEPGSCSTDLVKRTLAFYGYEIRQHVNEDATILLREMNPESEA from the exons atgaagaataattacacttctttgaaaagtcctctagatgaagaagatgaattgaAGACAGATCATGAAAtcgatttggaaaaaggaCCACTCCCAGAATATGATTCGGAGGAAGAGGGCGCGTTACCACCATATTCAG ATCATGCACTTGTAAATAATCCTCTTAACACACATAGAGAAAACCATTCTTATGGGACGACAGATAATTCTTCCCCTTTGTTGATAATACTGCTAATATCATTCACTTCAATCATTCTATTCAATGCTCCAGCATTTTGTTATCTAAAGTATAAGGacgctttttttaaaaattatggtGCAGCGGAATGGACattatttggattttgGTGTCTTGTTTGCACTTTGGCTTTAATATTCTTGACTT ACTTCTATGAAACTTGGTCCAAGGCTTGCGGAAAAGGAATCAAgcactttttaaaaaattggagaAACAtgatttttgctttttgtaaaagttctttattttgcttggttttattaaaagctGAAAACAAATTGAGTTCACATTTGGGTGATCAACGATGGGGGTGGAAATGCTCGGCATCCGCTTTCACTTTCATGGCTGTATCAAGCATTCTCATATTCATTGCTGAAACAG TGGAACCGGGATCTTGCTCTACAGATTTGGTGAAAAGAACACTAGCATTTTATG GTTATGAGATCAGACAGCACGTGAATGAAGACGCCACTATTCTGTTGCGTGAAATGAACCCTGAAAGTGAAGCCTAA
- the mrpl33 gene encoding mitochondrial 54S ribosomal protein uL30m — translation MSFFRVRLERSAIGLSSKVRSVLHSLRLTKRHSVVYCDVNPINAGRIFKVKELVSVSTVKQKLAAGQEKKSLASSSGFTVIHRYNNGLKELNNMFES, via the exons ATGTCATTCTTTCGAGTTCGTTTAGAAAGGTCAGCCATCGGGCTCTCGAG TAAGGTGCGCAGCGTTTTGCATTCTTTGAGGTTAACAAAAAGACACTCCGTAGTCTATTGCGATGTAAATCCAATCAATGCGGgaagaatttttaaagtaaaagaacTCGTTAGTGTCAGTACTGTGAAACAAAAGTTAGCCGCTGGGCAAGAAAAGAAGTCTCTTGCTTCTAGTAGCGGATTTACAGTGATACATCGATACAATAACggtttaaaagaattgaataACATGTTTGAaagttaa
- the tif6 gene encoding translation initiation factor-like ribosome biogenesis protein, whose protein sequence is MALRAQFENSNEIGVFSNLTNSYALVALGGSENFYSVFEAELGDVVPVVHTTIGGTRIIGRLTCGNRKGLLVPSSTTDNELQHLRNSLPDPVKIQRVDERLSALGNIVACNDYVALVHPDIERETEEIIADVLDVEVFRQTVAGNVLTGSYCALSNQGALVHPRTSIQEQDELSSLLQVPLVAGTINRGSDVIGAGLVVNDWCAFAGLDTTATELAVCESIFKLQDAQPSAIISNRDTLVESYT, encoded by the exons ATGGCACTTCGTGCTCAATTCGAGAATTCTAATGA GATTGGTGTCTTTTCTAATCTCACAAACTCATACGCACTTGTAGCGCTTGGAGGCTCTGAAAACTTCTACAG CGTGTTCGAGGCAGAGTTAGGTGATGTTGTACCCGTTGTTCATACCACAATTGGAGGAACCAGAATCATTGGTCGTTTGACATGTGGTAATAGAAAAGGTCTGTTAGTTCCCTCTTCTACCACCGATAATGAACTACAGCACCTCCGCAATTCTCTTCCAGATCCTGTCAAAATCCAACGTGTTGATGAACGACTTTCAGCTCTAGGAAACATTGTGGCTTGCAACGACTATGTGGCCCTTGTTCATCCTGATATTGAGCGTGAAACCGAGGAAATTATTGCTGATGTCTTAGATGTTGAAGTTTTCCGTCAAACCGTTGCAGGCAATGTTTTAACCGGTTCGTATTGTGCATTGAGCAATCAAGGTGCTTTGGTTCACCCTCGTACTAGCATTCAGGAACAGGATGAATTGTCATCACTTCTTCAAGTTCCTCTTGTTGCCGGTACCATCAACCGTGGTTCCGATGTTATCGGTGCTGGTCTAGTTGTGAACGACTGGTGTGCGTTTGCTGGACTTGATACTACGGCTACTGAATTGGCTGTCTGTGAATCTATATTTAAACTTCAAGATGCTCAACCTTCTGCTATTATAAGCAACAGAGACACTCTTGTTGAGTCTTATACATAA